A genome region from Natranaeroarchaeum sulfidigenes includes the following:
- a CDS encoding energy-coupling factor transporter transmembrane component T family protein, protein MLTYAPGTTLAHRLDPRAKLGFQIAFAVAAFAHTTMSGMVVLTVLALAVLVTARVSPLRALWSIRLPLVLLAFAPLLAAATLGPPWVDIGDGLVTALASYRVVLILLVSTAYVVTTAPRESRAAIQWAVPGRPGVVLGIGVSLIFRFLPVLQSDLRNIRDAIAARGGENASLRRRAELIGVHGVSRTFRRANRLALAMQARCFSWNPTLPPLSATRLDVPVVAVSGVLLLSPLL, encoded by the coding sequence ATGTTGACCTACGCACCGGGCACGACGCTCGCTCACCGGCTGGACCCGCGTGCGAAGCTCGGCTTTCAGATCGCGTTTGCCGTCGCTGCGTTCGCCCACACTACCATGTCGGGGATGGTCGTACTGACCGTTCTGGCGCTTGCCGTTCTGGTTACCGCCCGCGTGTCGCCGCTTCGGGCACTGTGGTCGATCCGGCTGCCACTCGTACTGCTGGCGTTTGCACCGCTGCTGGCCGCCGCCACCCTCGGCCCGCCGTGGGTCGACATCGGGGACGGCCTCGTGACTGCCCTCGCGAGCTATCGGGTCGTCCTGATACTACTGGTCAGTACCGCATACGTGGTGACGACCGCACCGAGAGAGTCACGGGCGGCAATCCAGTGGGCGGTGCCCGGACGCCCGGGCGTCGTTCTCGGGATCGGCGTCTCACTGATCTTCCGATTCCTGCCGGTGTTACAGTCGGATCTGCGCAACATCCGCGACGCCATCGCCGCGCGCGGTGGCGAGAACGCGAGTCTGCGGCGGCGTGCCGAACTGATCGGCGTGCATGGCGTCTCGCGGACGTTCCGGCGAGCAAATCGGCTGGCACTCGCGATGCAGGCCCGATGTTTCTCGTGGAACCCGACCCTGCCGCCGCTTTCGGCAACCCGGCTGGACGTCCCAGTAGTTGCGGTGAGTGGTGTACTTTTGTTATCACCGCTGCTCTGA